From a region of the Calliphora vicina chromosome 4, idCalVici1.1, whole genome shotgun sequence genome:
- the LOC135958772 gene encoding glucose dehydrogenase [FAD, quinone]: MVLNLLFITTVIKSTFGVVTTGLWLIPLILAAITYYKYDNVDPESRVFDQTNIYSEYDFIVVGAGSAGAVVANRLSEVRKWKVLLIEAGPDENEISDVPSLAAYLQLSKLDWQYKTEPSNKACLGMKNNRCNWPRGKVLGGSSVLNYMLYVRGNRYDYDHWESLGNPGWGYDSILKYFKKSEDNRNPYLNKNPYHGKGGLLTVQESPWHSPLVAAFVEAGTEIGYENRDINGEIQTGFMIAQGTIRRGSRCSTAKAFLRPIRNRPNFHLSMNSQVTKVMIEPGTMRAKGIEFVKNGQVIKVYAKREIILSAGAINTPQIMMLSGIGPRKHLEKHGIKVLQDLPVGENLQDHVGMGGLSFLVDKPVSIVQDRFNPTAVTFQYVLRERGPMTTLGGVEGLAFVHTPFSNKSIDWPDIQFHMAPASINSDNGARVKKVLGLKESIYQEVYQPIANKDTWTIMPLLLRPRSRGWVKLKSANPFDYPKINANYFDDPFDAQTLVEGAKIALRVAEAKVFKQFGSRLWQKSLPNCKKFKFLSDEYLDCQARTISMTIYHPCGTAKMGPAWDPEAVVDPRLRVYGIRGLRVIDASIMPTISSGNTNAPVIMIGEKGADLIKEDWFHNPEYKVVDKS; the protein is encoded by the coding sequence atGGTGCTAAATCTACTTTTCATAACGACTGTGATAAAATCCACCTTTGGTGTTGTCACCACTGGTCTCTGGCTAATTCCCCTAATACTGGCCGCCATAACTTACTACAAATACGACAATGTGGATCCGGAATCAAGAGTTTTTGATCAAACGAATATCTATAGCGAATATGATTTTATAGTGGTGGGTGCCGGTTCAGCAGGAGCTGTGGTGGCCAATCGTTTAAGTGAAGTGCGCAAATGGAAAGTTCTACTGATAGAAGCTGGGCCAGACGAAAATGAAATATCAGATGTTCCCTCCTTGGCAGCCTATTTGCAATTGAGTAAATTGGATTGGCAGTATAAAACGGAACCCTCGAATAAGGCCTGTTTGGGCATGAAAAATAATCGCTGCAATTGGCCAAGAGGCAAGGTATTGGGTGGATCCAGTGTTTTGAACTACATGCTGTATGTGAGAGGCAATCGCTATGATTATGATCACTGGGAATCCTTGGGCAATCCTGGCTGGGGTTATGACAGCATTTTGAAATACTTTAAGAAATCTGAAGATAATCGCAATCCCTATTTAAATAAGAATCCCTATCATGGCAAGGGTGGTCTCTTAACCGTGCAAGAGTCTCCCTGGCATTCACCCCTGGTGGCTGCCTTTGTAGAGGCCGGCACTGAAATTGGTTATGAAAATCGTGATATTAATGGTGAAATACAAACGGGTTTCATGATAGCCCAGGGTACCATAAGAAGAGGATCTCGCTGTAGTACGGCCAAGGCCTTTTTGAGACCCATAAGAAATCGTCCCAATTTTCATTTATCCATGAATTCTCAGGTTACCAAGGTCATGATAGAACCGGGCACCATGAGAGCTAAGGGAATAGAATTTGTTAAGAATGGACAAGTTATTAAGGTGTATGCTAAAAGAGAAATTATTTTATCAGCTGGAGCCATTAATACGCCTCAGATAATGATGTTGTCGGGAATAGGGCCGCGCAAACATTTAGAAAAACATGGCATTAAGGTGTTGCAAGATTTGCCGGTAGGAGAAAATCTACAAGATCATGTGGGTATGGGAGGTTTGTCGTTTTTGGTGGATAAACCAGTGTCTATAGTGCAAGATCGTTTCAATCCCACAGCAGTTACATTTCAATATGTCTTAAGAGAACGTGGACCCATGACCACTTTGGGTGGTGTAGAGGGTTTGGCTTTTGTGCATACACCCTTTTCCAATAAATCCATAGATTGGCCTGATATACAATTTCACATGGCTCCCGCCTCTATTAATTCAGATAATGGTGCCCGTGTTAAAAAGGTTTTGGGCTTAAAGGAATCAATTTACCAAGAAGTTTATCAGCCTATAGCCAATAAGGACACCTGGACCATAATGCCTTTGTTGCTAAGACCCCGTTCTAGAGGCTGGGTGAAGCTAAAATCAGCAAATCCTTTTGATTATCCCAAAATTAATGCCAATTATTTCGATGATCCCTTTGATGCCCAAACCTTGGTAGAGGGAGCCAAAATTGCTTTACGTGTGGCCGAAGCTAAAGTTTTCAAACAGTTTGGTTCACGTTTATGGCAAAAATCATTGCCCAATTGCAAGAAATTCAAATTCCTATCGGACGAATATTTGGATTGTCAAGCCCGTACTATATCCATGACCATATACCATCCCTGTGGTACAGCGAAAATGGGTCCAGCCTGGGATCCTGAAGCAGTAGTAGATCCTAGATTGCGTGTTTATGGCATTAGAGGTTTAAGAGTTATAGATGCCAGCATAATGCCCACCATTAGTAGTGGCAACACTAATGCCCCTGTCATAATGATTGGTGAGAAGGGTGCCGATCTGATTAAAGAAGATTGGTTCCACAATCCCGAATACAAAGTGGTAGACAAAAGTTag